A part of Amycolatopsis camponoti genomic DNA contains:
- a CDS encoding GlxA family transcriptional regulator — protein sequence MRSRPILVVLYDGVRLLDVSGPLEVFAEANEHGGRYELKTASPGGADVRANTGTRLGADLDLAAADPRGATVLVPGGPEWARTIADTGLVAQIRRLAGGATRTASVCAGAFALAAAGVLDGRRATTHWDLTDQLARRFPRVRVDADAIFVKDGPVITSAGVTSGIDLALALVEEDLGAEVARLVAKHLVVFLQRPGGQSQFSVRLETGRPRTEVLRAVLDAVAADPAAPHTLADLAARAGVSARHLTRLFREELGRTPARFVEQVRLESAQQRLERTTEPLDVVARRSGFGSVETLRRAFARGLGVTPSDYRARFRTTGIG from the coding sequence GTGCGCAGCCGTCCCATCTTGGTCGTGCTCTACGACGGCGTCCGCTTGCTGGACGTCTCCGGGCCCCTCGAAGTCTTCGCCGAGGCCAACGAGCACGGCGGCCGGTACGAGCTGAAGACGGCCTCGCCCGGCGGTGCCGACGTCCGCGCCAACACCGGGACCCGCCTGGGCGCCGATCTCGACCTCGCGGCGGCCGACCCGCGCGGCGCGACCGTGCTGGTGCCCGGCGGCCCCGAATGGGCCCGCACGATCGCCGACACCGGGCTCGTCGCGCAGATCCGGCGGCTGGCCGGCGGCGCGACCCGCACGGCGTCGGTGTGCGCGGGCGCGTTCGCGCTGGCCGCGGCGGGCGTCCTCGACGGCCGTCGCGCCACCACCCACTGGGACCTGACCGACCAGCTCGCCCGCCGTTTCCCGCGGGTGCGGGTCGACGCGGACGCGATCTTCGTCAAGGACGGCCCGGTGATCACCTCCGCGGGCGTCACGTCCGGCATCGACCTCGCCCTCGCGCTGGTCGAGGAGGACCTCGGCGCCGAGGTGGCCCGGCTGGTGGCCAAGCACCTGGTCGTCTTCCTGCAGCGGCCCGGCGGGCAGTCGCAGTTCAGCGTGCGGCTGGAAACCGGCCGCCCGCGCACCGAGGTGCTGCGGGCCGTGCTCGACGCGGTCGCGGCCGACCCCGCGGCGCCGCACACCCTCGCCGACCTGGCCGCCCGCGCCGGGGTCAGCGCGCGGCACCTGACCCGCTTGTTCCGGGAAGAGCTCGGCCGCACACCCGCCCGGTTCGTCGAGCAGGTGCGGCTGGAATCCGCCCAGCAGCGGCTGGAACGCACGACCGAACCGCTGGACGTCGTCGCGCGGCGGTCGGGCTTCGGATCCGTCGAAACGCTGCGACGCGCCTTCGCGCGCGGCCTCGGCGTGACCCCGAGCGACTACCGGGCCCGGTTCCGGACCACGGGCATCGGCTGA
- a CDS encoding response regulator, with amino-acid sequence MRIVIAEEDALLREGLVLLLHSEGFDVAAAVDHPGDLLAAVVAEEPDLAVVDVRMPPTFTDEGLRAALEARRVAPGLAILALSAFVEDGYAGDLLAAGGGGAGYLLKERVGKPDEFLDALKRVAAGGTVLDRDVVALQLARPRPGDPVATLTAREREVVALLAEGHSVPTIGRLLGIGTAAARQHAGDVSAKLRVPDEAQAMLSYLRA; translated from the coding sequence GTGCGCATTGTCATCGCGGAAGAAGACGCCCTGTTGCGGGAGGGGCTGGTCCTGCTCCTGCACAGCGAGGGGTTCGACGTCGCCGCCGCCGTCGACCACCCCGGAGACCTGCTGGCCGCGGTCGTCGCGGAGGAGCCGGACCTGGCCGTCGTCGACGTCCGGATGCCGCCGACGTTCACCGACGAAGGCCTGCGGGCCGCCCTCGAAGCGCGCCGGGTCGCACCCGGGCTGGCGATCCTGGCGCTGTCGGCGTTCGTCGAAGACGGTTACGCCGGCGACCTCCTGGCCGCCGGCGGGGGCGGCGCCGGGTACCTGCTCAAGGAGCGCGTCGGGAAGCCGGACGAGTTCCTCGACGCACTGAAGCGCGTCGCCGCCGGCGGCACGGTGCTGGACCGCGACGTCGTCGCCCTCCAGCTGGCCCGGCCACGCCCCGGCGACCCGGTCGCGACGCTCACCGCGCGCGAACGCGAGGTCGTCGCGCTGCTGGCCGAAGGCCACTCGGTGCCGACGATCGGGCGGCTGCTCGGCATCGGCACCGCCGCGGCCCGGCAGCACGCCGGGGACGTCAGCGCGAAGCTGCGCGTCCCCGACGAAGCCCAGGCGATGCTCAGCTACCTACGAGCGTGA
- a CDS encoding serine hydrolase domain-containing protein has translation MADIWGTCEDRFGKVGDVLAASLDADDVGASVAVFVDGEPVVDLWGGYVDTGRTKAWDRDTITTVWSTTKTMTALCALVLADRGELDLDAPVAAYWPEFAAAGKENTLVRHLLGHTAGLPDFTGPIAVEDLFDWPAVTARLAAQTPAWEPGTAGGYHSVTFGFLVGEVVRRVTGRTLGTFFAEEVAGPLGADFHIGLAAEHDHRVAPLIPDPQGDKPPGFLVGVSDSYSEAWRRAEVPAINGYGNARSVAAAQSALVGGGGLLSAAGAERVFEEQFHGEDRVLGAQMRYGLGYRLEGRTCSWGGWGGSVVLVDAENRMVVAYVMNQVLWDGGYDRGLGVVMAAYEAF, from the coding sequence GTGGCTGACATCTGGGGAACGTGCGAAGACCGGTTCGGCAAGGTGGGGGACGTCCTCGCGGCGTCGCTGGACGCCGACGACGTGGGCGCTTCGGTCGCCGTGTTCGTGGACGGCGAGCCCGTGGTCGATCTGTGGGGTGGATACGTCGACACCGGCCGCACGAAGGCCTGGGACCGCGACACGATCACCACCGTCTGGTCCACCACCAAGACCATGACCGCGTTGTGCGCGCTGGTCCTCGCCGACCGCGGCGAGCTGGACCTCGACGCGCCGGTCGCCGCGTACTGGCCCGAATTCGCCGCCGCGGGCAAGGAAAACACGCTCGTCCGGCACCTGCTCGGGCACACCGCGGGCCTGCCGGACTTCACCGGCCCGATCGCGGTCGAGGACCTCTTCGACTGGCCGGCCGTGACGGCGCGGCTGGCCGCGCAAACCCCGGCGTGGGAGCCCGGGACGGCGGGCGGGTACCACTCGGTCACGTTCGGGTTCCTGGTGGGCGAAGTCGTCCGCCGCGTCACCGGGCGCACCCTCGGCACGTTCTTCGCCGAGGAGGTGGCCGGCCCGCTGGGCGCCGACTTCCACATCGGGCTCGCCGCCGAACACGACCACCGCGTGGCGCCGCTGATCCCCGACCCCCAGGGCGACAAGCCGCCGGGTTTCCTGGTCGGCGTCTCGGACTCGTACTCCGAAGCCTGGCGGCGCGCGGAAGTACCCGCCATCAACGGGTACGGCAACGCCCGCTCGGTCGCCGCGGCGCAGTCGGCACTCGTCGGCGGCGGCGGGTTGCTGTCGGCGGCCGGTGCCGAGCGCGTCTTCGAAGAGCAGTTCCACGGCGAAGACCGCGTGCTCGGCGCGCAGATGCGCTACGGCCTGGGCTACCGGCTGGAGGGCCGCACGTGCTCGTGGGGCGGATGGGGCGGCTCGGTGGTCCTCGTCGACGCGGAGAACCGCATGGTGGTGGCGTACGTGATGAACCAGGTCCTCTGGGACGGCGGGTACGACCGGGGTCTCGGCGTGGTGATGGCCGCCTACGAAGCGTTCTGA
- a CDS encoding CPBP family intramembrane glutamic endopeptidase, which yields MRKRLLAGVTAAGSGLLGASLASRPGSRRFHVLTAAVAATWFAGAGPVDRGRRDVVQPVLAGAGAFGVFYVGALVSRRIPLLRRAIAGVLDHARRGSTPSVVATTLVTGAAEEFFFRGALYDAFGPRGSTALYILSTTATRNPALVLASTVMGALFAVQRGRSGGLQAPVLTHVVWSALMLAFMPRLFPPDQNAS from the coding sequence GTGAGGAAGCGGCTCCTCGCCGGGGTGACGGCCGCCGGGTCCGGCCTGCTCGGCGCGTCCCTGGCCAGCCGGCCGGGTTCGCGCCGGTTCCACGTGCTGACGGCGGCGGTCGCGGCGACCTGGTTCGCCGGCGCGGGGCCGGTGGACCGCGGCCGCCGGGACGTCGTGCAGCCGGTCCTCGCGGGGGCCGGCGCGTTCGGCGTGTTCTACGTCGGCGCGCTGGTGTCCCGCCGCATCCCGTTGCTGCGCCGCGCGATCGCGGGCGTGCTCGACCACGCCCGCCGCGGTTCGACGCCCTCGGTGGTGGCGACGACGCTCGTGACGGGCGCGGCGGAGGAGTTCTTCTTCCGCGGCGCGTTGTACGACGCGTTCGGCCCCCGCGGATCGACGGCGCTGTACATCCTTTCGACGACGGCGACCCGAAACCCCGCGCTGGTATTGGCCTCGACGGTGATGGGCGCGCTCTTCGCCGTGCAGCGCGGCCGGTCCGGCGGGCTGCAAGCACCGGTGCTGACGCACGTGGTGTGGTCGGCGCTGATGCTGGCCTTCATGCCGCGCCTCTTCCCGCCGGATCAGAACGCTTCGTAG
- a CDS encoding LysR family transcriptional regulator has protein sequence MFGIERMRALHAVATQGSVAAAAASLHVTPSGVSQQLAKLEREAGQRLLEPRGRGVRLTKAGQVLAGHAELILAQVAEAKADLELLREDVIGPLRVGAIPTTVHALLPPALATLAAQHPRLAVTLHEGEAEQTMPRVLAGDLDVAVLESWEDRPTVLPPSTTRIALFSDVADLALPAGHRLAHRKAVDLSEVDDLPWIGWSLGSGCYEWLVQVLRKQRLEPRISCTVGGYPTQLALVAAGFGAALVPRLAREPQPGGVRILATRPPLTRTIYAICRAGEEDRGAVRACLDALKAASARFPARASTVDG, from the coding sequence GTGTTCGGAATCGAGCGGATGCGCGCGCTGCACGCGGTCGCCACCCAGGGCTCGGTCGCCGCCGCGGCCGCGTCCCTGCACGTCACGCCGTCGGGGGTGTCGCAGCAGCTGGCGAAGCTGGAACGCGAGGCCGGGCAACGGCTGCTGGAGCCGCGCGGCCGGGGCGTCCGGCTGACGAAGGCGGGCCAGGTGCTGGCCGGGCACGCCGAGCTGATCCTGGCGCAGGTCGCCGAGGCCAAGGCGGACCTGGAGCTGCTGCGCGAGGACGTCATCGGGCCGCTGCGGGTCGGCGCGATCCCCACGACCGTGCACGCGCTGCTGCCGCCCGCGCTGGCCACGCTCGCCGCGCAGCACCCGCGGCTGGCGGTGACGCTGCACGAGGGCGAGGCGGAGCAGACGATGCCCCGCGTGCTGGCCGGCGACCTCGACGTCGCGGTCTTGGAGAGCTGGGAAGACCGGCCGACGGTGCTCCCGCCGTCGACGACGCGGATCGCGTTGTTCTCCGACGTCGCGGACCTCGCCCTGCCCGCCGGGCACCGCCTCGCGCACCGCAAGGCGGTCGATCTGTCCGAAGTGGACGATCTGCCGTGGATCGGCTGGAGCCTGGGGTCCGGCTGCTACGAGTGGCTGGTGCAGGTGCTGCGCAAGCAACGGCTGGAGCCGCGGATCAGCTGCACGGTCGGTGGCTACCCGACGCAGCTGGCCCTGGTGGCGGCCGGCTTCGGCGCGGCGCTGGTGCCGCGGCTGGCCCGGGAGCCGCAGCCCGGGGGCGTCCGGATCCTGGCGACGCGCCCGCCGTTGACGCGGACGATCTACGCGATCTGCCGGGCGGGCGAAGAGGATCGCGGCGCGGTCCGCGCGTGCCTGGACGCGCTGAAGGCCGCCTCCGCGCGGTTCCCCGCCCGGGCGTCTACTGTGGACGGCTGA
- a CDS encoding MarR family winged helix-turn-helix transcriptional regulator, translating to MTSLPVVNQPPHRCGALLDHLSRRMRLRSESVLTPLGLRPRHLIALTVLRDLGGSSQQDLAKTLQMDGTNVVGLLNELETENLIERRRSAVDRRRHVVELTDVGAKLLARAEFALAAIEDEVLCGLSHEQREQLYELLHQATSKTDTEACTGADLPPPPC from the coding sequence ATGACCTCGCTGCCGGTCGTCAACCAGCCGCCCCACCGGTGCGGAGCGCTGCTCGACCACCTCTCCCGCCGGATGCGGCTGCGCAGCGAGTCGGTGCTGACCCCGCTCGGGCTGCGGCCGCGCCACCTGATCGCCCTCACCGTGCTGCGTGACCTGGGCGGAAGCTCGCAGCAGGACCTCGCGAAGACCCTGCAGATGGACGGCACGAACGTGGTCGGGCTGCTCAACGAGCTCGAGACGGAGAACCTGATCGAGCGGCGCCGCTCGGCCGTCGATCGGCGGCGCCACGTGGTGGAGCTCACCGACGTGGGCGCGAAGCTGCTCGCGCGGGCCGAGTTCGCGCTCGCCGCGATCGAGGACGAGGTGTTGTGCGGGCTCAGCCATGAGCAGCGCGAGCAGCTCTACGAGCTCCTGCACCAGGCGACGAGCAAGACGGACACCGAAGCCTGCACGGGCGCCGACCTGCCGCCGCCGCCCTGCTGA
- a CDS encoding DMT family transporter, with product MTTTAPRPTIAPTPLTERFDPRLLAALGSFCISLSSVFIKVSHASGSTSAFWRCLLALPVLVALALLERRKAGPAPRRRVLLPLLAGTGLGLDFVLWGEAIPRIGAGIATVLLAVQVVIVPLLAFAFLRERPAKRFLLAVPVLLAGVVLAGGFAGSGSFGPDPVTGAVFAMLAGAGYAVYLFLIRLSGGAGARAQSLVLATLSAGVVAVVLGVPTGTLDLSPSPATFGWLAALAVVGQLIGWILISAALPRMSATTGATLMLLQPVGAVLLGIGLLGETPSALQLVGCAGVVAAVCFAGRTRRG from the coding sequence GTGACCACGACCGCGCCCCGCCCCACGATCGCCCCCACGCCGCTCACCGAGCGCTTCGACCCGCGTCTGCTCGCGGCGCTCGGCAGCTTCTGCATCTCCCTGTCGTCGGTCTTCATCAAGGTCTCGCACGCCAGCGGCAGCACCAGCGCGTTCTGGCGCTGCCTGCTGGCCCTGCCGGTGCTGGTCGCGCTCGCCCTGCTGGAACGGCGGAAGGCCGGCCCGGCGCCGCGCCGCCGCGTGCTCCTCCCGCTGCTCGCCGGCACCGGGCTCGGCCTCGACTTCGTGCTGTGGGGTGAGGCGATCCCGCGGATCGGCGCCGGCATCGCGACCGTGCTGCTCGCCGTCCAGGTGGTCATCGTGCCGCTGCTGGCGTTCGCCTTCCTGCGGGAACGGCCGGCGAAGCGGTTCCTCCTCGCCGTGCCCGTGCTGCTCGCCGGCGTCGTGCTGGCCGGCGGGTTCGCCGGGAGCGGCTCGTTCGGCCCGGACCCGGTCACCGGCGCCGTGTTCGCGATGCTGGCCGGCGCGGGGTACGCGGTGTACCTCTTCCTGATCCGGCTCAGCGGCGGCGCGGGCGCGCGGGCGCAGTCCCTGGTGCTGGCGACGCTCTCCGCCGGTGTCGTCGCCGTCGTGCTCGGCGTCCCGACCGGCACGCTCGACCTGAGCCCGAGCCCGGCGACGTTCGGCTGGCTGGCCGCGCTCGCCGTCGTGGGTCAGCTGATCGGCTGGATTCTCATCTCCGCCGCGCTGCCCCGGATGTCGGCCACCACCGGCGCGACGCTGATGCTGCTGCAGCCGGTCGGCGCGGTGCTCCTGGGCATCGGCCTGCTCGGGGAGACGCCGAGCGCGCTGCAGCTCGTCGGCTGCGCGGGGGTGGTCGCGGCCGTCTGCTTCGCCGGGCGGACCCGCCGCGGGTGA
- a CDS encoding glycoside hydrolase family 76 protein, with product MRTLLVLLLVLGSFTPMSLRPAEAATAVCVTSCDTLDPSRAARESFPLPDKVINNRVVRLHASDPDGMAWASIDGGVAGDAVWLDRSWDGGATWEGLLGKATIPGAWTGTRTLMYNLTDPQHHRRGLVRACGDAQGVACTAWIYPDVCDAACDRTAPGTGDSQPVAPTTLFGRTIRLHFDGRGLAWAGIEAGGAGDEIWLDRSWDAGASWPDGSSLGRTSVAAGATGTHTTAFATRDPRGRLYGGAVRACGREATHAQGSCTAWARPATTRVAGALDALMWSYDPYTAWWPSSWWNSAVAVTAVADAGGFDAALARTFDVNRAAFPAGARSSDAIEGDFVSRAIDDSGWWGLAWVAAYDRTHDARYLTEATTIANYVHGFWDTGSCGGGVWWNRERTYKNAVTAGLYLRLTASLHNRLAGDTVWGQRARTAGDWFLDSGLINSSGLVNDGLTSSCANNGQTVWTYNQGLGIGGLLELWRATGVQSYLDAAKRLADAAMARLTSGGVLVESCDTGTASCDDNQKQFKGIFLRYFGDLAAATGSATYRAFAQKQADALWAGDRDPLNRIGQRWTGTTPNVTDWRTQASGLEAILAAG from the coding sequence ATGCGGACATTGCTCGTGCTGCTGCTCGTCCTCGGTTCCTTCACCCCGATGTCCCTGCGACCCGCCGAGGCGGCCACGGCGGTGTGCGTGACGTCGTGCGACACCCTCGACCCGTCGCGGGCCGCGCGGGAGAGCTTTCCCTTGCCCGACAAGGTGATCAACAACCGTGTCGTGCGGCTGCACGCCTCCGACCCGGACGGGATGGCGTGGGCGAGCATCGACGGCGGCGTCGCCGGCGACGCCGTCTGGCTCGACCGCTCCTGGGACGGTGGCGCCACCTGGGAAGGGTTGCTGGGCAAGGCGACCATCCCCGGTGCGTGGACCGGCACCCGCACGCTCATGTACAACCTCACCGACCCGCAGCACCACCGCCGCGGACTGGTCCGGGCCTGCGGGGACGCGCAGGGCGTCGCGTGCACCGCGTGGATCTACCCGGACGTCTGCGACGCCGCGTGCGACCGCACCGCGCCGGGTACGGGGGACAGCCAGCCGGTGGCGCCGACGACGCTCTTCGGCCGCACGATCCGGCTCCACTTCGACGGCCGGGGCCTGGCGTGGGCCGGGATCGAAGCCGGCGGCGCCGGGGACGAGATCTGGCTCGACCGCTCGTGGGACGCCGGCGCGAGCTGGCCGGACGGCTCGTCGCTGGGCCGCACGAGCGTCGCCGCGGGCGCGACCGGTACTCACACCACGGCGTTCGCGACGCGCGATCCCCGCGGCCGGCTCTACGGCGGCGCGGTGCGGGCGTGCGGCCGCGAAGCCACGCACGCGCAGGGGAGCTGCACGGCGTGGGCACGGCCCGCGACGACCCGCGTGGCCGGCGCGCTCGACGCGCTGATGTGGTCCTACGACCCGTACACCGCGTGGTGGCCGTCGAGCTGGTGGAACTCGGCGGTCGCGGTGACGGCGGTGGCCGACGCGGGCGGGTTCGACGCCGCGCTGGCCCGCACCTTCGACGTCAACCGGGCCGCTTTCCCCGCCGGGGCAAGGAGTTCCGATGCGATCGAGGGCGACTTCGTGAGCCGCGCGATCGACGACAGCGGGTGGTGGGGCCTGGCCTGGGTCGCCGCTTACGACCGCACCCACGACGCGCGCTACCTCACCGAGGCGACGACAATCGCGAACTACGTCCACGGGTTCTGGGACACCGGCAGCTGCGGCGGCGGGGTCTGGTGGAACCGCGAGCGGACGTACAAGAACGCCGTCACGGCCGGGTTGTACCTGCGGCTGACCGCGTCGCTGCACAACCGGCTCGCCGGCGACACGGTGTGGGGCCAGCGGGCCCGGACTGCGGGCGACTGGTTCCTCGACAGCGGGCTGATCAACTCCTCGGGCCTGGTGAACGACGGCTTGACGTCGTCGTGCGCGAACAACGGCCAGACCGTCTGGACGTACAACCAGGGCCTCGGCATCGGCGGGCTGCTGGAGCTGTGGCGCGCGACCGGCGTCCAGTCCTATCTGGACGCGGCGAAGCGGCTCGCGGACGCGGCGATGGCGCGGCTCACTTCGGGTGGCGTGCTCGTCGAGTCCTGCGACACCGGCACGGCGTCCTGCGACGACAACCAGAAGCAGTTCAAGGGAATCTTCCTGCGCTACTTCGGCGACCTGGCGGCGGCGACGGGCTCGGCGACCTACCGCGCGTTCGCGCAGAAGCAGGCGGACGCGCTGTGGGCGGGTGATCGCGACCCGCTGAACCGGATCGGCCAGCGCTGGACCGGGACGACGCCGAACGTGACGGACTGGCGGACCCAGGCGTCGGGCCTGGAAGCGATCCTGGCGGCGGGGTAG
- a CDS encoding ATP-binding protein, with protein sequence MSAHTSQMDDIRLVAQPSALPVTELFVRLILTDWSLMPMLEQVTATARRLVETVIDAGDPRSPSFVTLRLRLRADVLVVEVDDDVPGLPEPKVAGPGERVGVTPGAGEARTTWCELELPGGMNAKQVRLPRRQDRRTLVDEPVSGAPVAADPEVLERLLTRLSGWSGPS encoded by the coding sequence TTGAGCGCGCACACCTCCCAGATGGACGATATCCGGCTGGTCGCGCAACCGAGCGCGTTGCCGGTCACGGAACTGTTCGTCCGCCTGATTCTCACCGACTGGTCCCTGATGCCCATGCTGGAGCAGGTGACCGCCACCGCGAGACGGCTGGTCGAGACCGTCATCGACGCCGGTGACCCCCGATCGCCCTCCTTCGTCACGCTGCGGCTGCGGCTGCGCGCCGACGTGCTGGTCGTCGAGGTCGACGACGACGTCCCCGGGCTGCCGGAGCCGAAGGTCGCCGGGCCCGGCGAGCGCGTGGGCGTCACGCCCGGCGCCGGCGAGGCCCGCACCACGTGGTGCGAGCTGGAGCTGCCCGGCGGGATGAACGCGAAGCAGGTGCGTCTGCCTCGCCGGCAGGACCGCCGGACCCTGGTCGACGAGCCGGTCTCCGGCGCCCCGGTCGCCGCCGACCCGGAGGTGCTGGAACGCCTGCTCACGCGGCTGAGCGGCTGGTCCGGCCCGAGCTGA
- a CDS encoding NAD(P)H-binding protein: MRVLVAGASGFVGGRLCPALEEAGHDVLAMTRRPEKYDGAGTPVRGDVADVGSLRDALKGVDAAYYLVHSLDSADFKRRDADAARAFARAAADAGVGRIVYLGGLGDDDDTLSEHLASRREVERLLGETGVPVTVLRAGIVIGHGGTSWELTRQLVEHLPAMITPRWVGTRTQPIAIADVVRYLAGVLDHPEAEGRTFDIGGPEVLAYRDMLQRVAAIEGRPLVIVPVPLLSPKLSSYWLSLVTDIDVTTGRALIDSMTNEVVVRDDAIRRIVEFEPMGYDEAVLQALGERAKSRRPA; encoded by the coding sequence ATGCGTGTGCTGGTGGCCGGGGCTTCGGGGTTCGTCGGCGGCCGGTTGTGCCCGGCGCTGGAAGAGGCGGGGCACGACGTCCTCGCGATGACGCGCCGTCCCGAGAAGTACGACGGCGCCGGGACACCCGTCCGCGGCGACGTCGCCGACGTCGGTTCCCTGCGGGACGCGCTCAAGGGCGTCGACGCCGCCTACTACCTGGTGCACTCGCTCGACAGCGCGGACTTCAAGCGCCGCGACGCCGACGCCGCGCGCGCGTTCGCCCGGGCGGCCGCGGACGCGGGGGTGGGCCGGATCGTCTACCTCGGCGGCCTCGGGGACGACGACGACACGCTTTCGGAGCACCTGGCCAGCCGGCGCGAGGTCGAGCGGCTGCTGGGGGAGACCGGCGTGCCGGTCACCGTGCTGCGCGCCGGCATCGTCATCGGCCACGGCGGGACGTCTTGGGAGCTGACCCGCCAGCTGGTGGAGCACCTGCCGGCGATGATCACGCCGCGCTGGGTCGGCACGCGCACCCAGCCGATCGCGATCGCCGACGTCGTCCGGTACCTGGCCGGCGTGCTCGACCACCCGGAGGCCGAGGGCCGGACGTTCGACATCGGCGGGCCCGAGGTGCTGGCCTACCGGGACATGCTGCAGCGGGTCGCGGCGATCGAGGGGCGGCCGCTGGTGATCGTGCCGGTGCCGCTGCTCTCGCCGAAGCTCTCGTCGTACTGGCTTTCGCTGGTCACCGACATCGACGTCACCACCGGGCGCGCGCTGATCGACTCGATGACGAACGAGGTCGTTGTCCGCGACGACGCGATCCGCCGGATCGTCGAGTTCGAGCCGATGGGCTACGACGAAGCCGTGCTGCAGGCCCTGGGCGAGCGGGCGAAGAGCCGGCGGCCCGCGTGA
- a CDS encoding FMN-dependent NADH-azoreductase → MAHLLHIDSSIQGERSVSRRLSARAAAAWRAAHPGGTTTYRDLGAHPLPHLDAESGSARAIPPEQHTPAQAASWALTRELVGEIQAADTVLLGLPVYNYGAPSSVKAWVDHLIAPGLSVDHETMTGLLGGREFIVLASRGGGYGEGTPREGWDHAEQWLPHGVSLTGLEPRFVTAELTLAHVNPAMAELIPLADASLATAEKTIDDLWVPARV, encoded by the coding sequence ATGGCGCATCTCCTCCACATCGACTCGAGCATCCAGGGCGAGCGCTCGGTGAGCCGCCGGCTCAGCGCGCGGGCCGCGGCCGCGTGGCGGGCCGCGCACCCGGGCGGCACGACCACCTACCGCGACCTCGGCGCGCACCCGCTCCCGCACCTCGACGCCGAGAGCGGGTCGGCCCGCGCGATCCCGCCGGAGCAGCACACGCCGGCCCAGGCCGCGTCGTGGGCGCTGACGCGGGAGCTCGTCGGCGAGATCCAGGCGGCCGACACGGTGCTCCTGGGCCTGCCGGTCTACAACTACGGCGCGCCGAGCAGCGTCAAGGCGTGGGTGGACCACCTCATCGCGCCCGGGCTCTCGGTCGACCACGAGACCATGACCGGCCTGCTCGGCGGCCGCGAGTTCATCGTGCTGGCCTCGCGCGGCGGCGGGTACGGCGAAGGCACGCCCCGCGAAGGCTGGGACCACGCCGAGCAGTGGCTCCCGCACGGCGTCTCGCTGACCGGCCTCGAGCCGCGGTTCGTCACGGCGGAGCTGACCCTCGCGCACGTCAACCCGGCGATGGCGGAGCTGATCCCGCTGGCGGACGCGAGCCTGGCGACGGCGGAGAAGACCATCGACGACCTGTGGGTCCCGGCGCGGGTCTGA